The proteins below come from a single Sorghum bicolor cultivar BTx623 chromosome 4, Sorghum_bicolor_NCBIv3, whole genome shotgun sequence genomic window:
- the LOC8076127 gene encoding trihelix transcription factor ASR3, translating into MDPTAADQPCVIQALPANCNTLPPPPPLVQALAAQHSPAKTNPPSSPAAKRRPAPPSPRRTRSGGAPEWTAAETLALVAEVAAVDDGWSRSVSAFQKWAMVAENLAASEAFASGPRTRRGRGSGSKRTAGECRRRWEALAAEYGAVRRWEVRTGGTYWEMGAAARRKAGLPAEFDAEVYGAMDALIRVEEALLADAAGAGAGGEEMEGLVGGGAAVEVGEQDGGDSGEAEVGKEQVQVQEDASAGEEEEEPQEEKEEEEEEEEEEDVDEDGEEMQEDGGNAGASNDLEGHETGASIEPEKSQNIAWELANKLHENAQHIHTILNEEAAQDGGQNHALGGLMLPDAMEATRKKADELIKSLGGLVSYLNQFTELVKETGFENIAGMT; encoded by the exons GACCAGCCGTGTGTCATCCAGGCGCTCCCGGCGAACTGCAACaccctcccgccgccgccgccgctggtccAGGCGCTCGCGGCCCAGCACTCCCCGGCCAAAACCAACCCGCCTTCCTCCCCGGCCGCCAAACGCCGCCCGGCGCCCCCGAGCCCGCGCCGCACCCGCTCGGGCGGCGCGCCGGAGTGGACGGCCGCCGAGACGCTCGCGCTCGTCGCCGAGGTCGCGGCCGTCGACGACGGCTGGTCCCGCTCCGTCTCCGCGTTCCAGAAGTGGGCCATGGTCGCCGAGAACCTCGCTGCATCCGAGGCCTTCGCGTCGGGGCCCAGGAcccggcgcgggcgcgggagcGGGAGCAAGAGGACTGCCGGGGAgtgccgccgccgctgggaGGCGCTGGCGGCGGAGTACGGGGCCGTGCGCCGCTGGGAGGTGCGCACTGGGGGAACGTACTGGGAGATGGGCGCAGCGgcgcggaggaaggccggccttcCTGCTGAGTTCGACGCCGAGGTGTATGGGGCCATGGACGCGCTCATACGTGTCGAGGAGGCGCTGCTTGCGGATGCTGCTGGGGCCGGCGCGGGTGGGGAGGAGATGGAGGGCTTGGTTGGTGGCGGTGCCGCCGTCGAGGTGGGTGAGCAGGACGGCGGTGACTCCGGTGAGGCCGAGGTTGGAAAAGAGCAGGTCCAGGTCCAGGAGGATGCATCAgcgggagaggaggaggaggagccacaggaagagaaagaggaggaggaggaggaggaagaagaagaagacgtcgATGAGGATGGAGAAGAAATGCAGGAGGATGGCGGCAATGCTGGTGCTTCAAATGACTTGG AAGGGCATGAGACGGGGGCAAGTATTGAACCcgagaaaagccaaaacattgCATGGGAGCTGGCAAACAAGTTACACGAGAATGCGCAGCATATCCACACCATACTGAACGAAGAGGCTGCCCAAGATGGTGGCCAGAaccatgctcttggtggttTGATGCTGCCTGATGCAATGGAGGCCACCCGCAAAAAAGCCGATGAGCTGATCAAGTCGCTTGGTGGGCTTGTCAGCTACCTGAACCAATTCaccgagctggtcaaggaaacTGGGTTTGAGAACATCGCCGGTATGACCTGA